The Benincasa hispida cultivar B227 chromosome 11, ASM972705v1, whole genome shotgun sequence genome has a segment encoding these proteins:
- the LOC120090452 gene encoding 1,4-alpha-glucan-branching enzyme 2-2, chloroplastic/amyloplastic-like isoform X2 — protein sequence MVYTISGIRFHAVLPLCKCSDSTFNGDRRVPLSLFMRKDSSARKIFVTKPTYNSDSVLSTATAASDKALVPGSGSDGSSTLAGQSETSGAVSEDPQVLHDVDSQTIEADEKTEEETDQDLQSLPVDNTDGDQGALEISIPSKNNKAETTMRSIPPPGSGQRIYDIDPYLLSHRGHLDYRYEQYRRMREAIDQNEGGLEAFSRGYEKFGFTRSATGITYREWAPGAMSAALIGDFNNWNPNADIMSRNEFGVWEIFLPNNADGSPAIPHGSRVKIRMDTPSGIKDSIPAWIKFSVQAPGEIPYNGIYYDPPEEEKYVFQHPQPKKPISLRIYESHVGMSSTEPIINTYANFRDDVLPRIKKLGYNAVQIMAIQEHSYYASFGYHVTNFFAPSSRCGTPEELKSLIDRAHELGLLVLMDIVHSHASKNVLDGLNMFDGTDGHYFHSGSRGYHWMWDSRLFNYGSWEVLRFLLSNARWWLEEYKFDGFRFDGVTSMMYTHHGLEVGFTGNYSEYFGFATDVDAVVYLMLVNDMIHGLYPEAVTIGEDVSGMPTFCIPIQDGGMGFDYRLHMAIADKWIELLKKSDEDWEMGDIVHMLVNRRWLEKCVAYAESHDQALVGDKTVAFWLMDKDMYDSMALDRPSTPAIDRGIALHKMIRLITMGLGGEGYLNFMGNEFGHPEWIDFPRGDQHLPGGAVIPGNNFSYDKCRRRFDLGDADYLRYRGMQEFDRAMQHLEESFGFMTSGHQYVSRKDDSDKIIVFERGDLVFVFNFHWSNSYYDYRVGCLKPGKYKIVLDSDEALFGGFNRLDHSAEYFSFEGNYDNRPRSFLVYAPSRTAVVYALAPDDSELVQGEETKTEPEPETETSME from the exons TGCCGCTGTGCAAGTGCTCCGACTCCACCTTCAATGGCGACAGGAGGGTGCCGCTGTCTCTCTTCATGAGGAAGGACTCCTCTGCTA GGAAGATTTTTGTAACCAAGCCTACTTATAATTCTGATTCGGTGTTGTCGACTGCAACTGCTGCTTCTGACAAGGCCTTAGTTCCTGGGAGTGGAAGCGATGGATCTTCGACTTTGGCCGGGCAGTCTGAAACTTCCGGTGCAGTCTCCGAGGATCCTCAG GTGCTTCATGATGTAGATAGTCAAACAATAGAAGCTGATGAGAAGACAGAGGAAGAAACAGATCAAGATCTTCAATCATTGCCAGTAGATAATACTGATGGTGATCAAGGAGCACTGGAGATATCAATTCCTTCAAAAAATAACAAGGCTGAAACCACCATGAGGTCCATTCCTCCACCTGGCAGTGGACAGAGAATCTATGATATAGATCCATATTTGTTGAGTCACAGAGGACATCTTGATTACCG atatgaACAGTACAGAAGGATGAGGGAGGCTATTGACCAGAATGAAGGTGGTTTAGAGGCATTCTCTCGTGGCTATGAAAAGTTTGGTTTCACACGCAG TGCCACAGGTATCACGTACAGGGAATGGGCACCAGGAGCCATG TCAGCTGCGTTGATTGGAGACTTCAACAATTGGAATCCTAATGCAGATATTATGAGCCGG AATGAGTTTGGTGTCTGGGAAATTTTTTTGCCCAATAATGCGGACGGTTCCCCAGCCATTCCCCATGGTTCTCGCGTGAAG ATTCGAATGGATACTCCTTCTGGCATCAAAGATTCGATTCCTGCTTGGATCAAGTTTTCAGTACAGGCTCCAGGTGAAATACCGTACAATGGCATATACTATGATCCACCAGAAGAG GAAAAGTACGTATTTCAACATCCTCAGCCAAAAAAGCCAATATCACTTAGAATTTATGAGAGCCATGTTGGTATGAGTAGTACG GAACCGATTATAAATACATATGCAAACTTTCGAGATGATGTCCTTCCTCGCATTAAGAAGCTTGGATACAATGCTGTCCAGATCATGGCTATACAAGAGCATTCTTATTATGCTAGCTTTGG GTACCATGTCACCAACTTTTTTGCTCCTAGCAGTCGTTGTGGAACCCCTGAAGAACTTAAATCATTGATTGATAGAGCTCATGAGCTCGGGTTGCTTGTTCTCATGGATATTGTTCATAG TCATGCGTCAAAGAATGTGTTGGATGGACTAAACATGTTTGATGGCACTGATGGCCATTACTTCCATTCTGGGTCACGTGGTTATCATTGGATGTGGGATTCTCGACTTTTTAATTACGGAAGCTGGGAA GTACTGAGGTTTCTACTATCAAATGCAAGATGGTGGCTCGAAGAATACAAGTTTGACGGGTTCAGATTTGATGGTGTGACCTCAATGATGTACACTCATCATGGCTTGGAG GTAGGGTTTACTGGAAACTACAGTGAGTACTTTGGATTTGCTACAGATGTAGATGCTGTTGTGTATTTGATGCTGGTGAATGATATGATTCATGGGCTTTATCCCGAGGCTGTCACAATTGGTGAAGAT GTCAGTGGAATGCCTACCTTTTGCATTCCTATCCAAGACGGTGGAATGGGATTTGATTACCGACTGCACATGGCCATTGCTGATAAATGGATTGAGCTTCTCAA GAAAAGCGATGAAGACTGGGAAATGGGTGATATTGTTCACATGCTTGTTAACAGAAGGTGGTTAGAGAAGTGCGTTGCATATGCTGAAAGTCATGATCAAGCTCTTGTTGGTGATAAAACAGTTGCATTTTGGTTGATGGACAAG GACATGTATGACTCCATGGCTTTGGACAGACCATCAACTCCTGCAATTGATCGTGGAATAGCATTGCATAAAATGATAAGGCTTATTACCATGGGATTGGGTGGAGAAGGATATCTGAATTTCATGGGGAATGAATTTGGACATCCTG AGTGGATTGATTTTCCAAGGGGCGATCAGCATCTTCCTGGTGGTGCAGTAATTCCTGGAAACAACTTTAGTTATGATAAATGTCGGCGTAGATTTGATTTG GGAGATGCAGATTATTTAAGATACCGTGGTATGCAAGAATTTGACCGGGCCATGCAGCATCTTGAAGAATCATTTGGC TTCATGACATCTGGACACCAATATGTTTCTCGAAAAGACGACAGTGATAAAATCATTGTGTTCGAGAGGGGGGATCTGGTTTTCGTTTTCAATTTCCATTGGAGTAACAGCTATTACGACTACCGAGTGGGTTGCCTAAAGCCTGGAAAATACAAG ATTGTCTTGGACTCGGACGAAGCATTGTTCGGGGGGTTCAATCGCCTCGATCATTCTGCCGAATACTTCTCATTT GAGGGAAACTATGATAACAGACCTCGTTCCTTCCTCGTATATGCTCCTTCCAGGACGGCTGTGGTTTATGCGCTTGCACCAGATGATTCTGAGCTTGTGCAGGGTGAAGAAACCAAAACTGAACCTGAACCTGAAACTGAAACTTCAATGGAGTAG
- the LOC120090452 gene encoding 1,4-alpha-glucan-branching enzyme 2-2, chloroplastic/amyloplastic-like isoform X1, with protein sequence MVYTISGIRFHAVLPLCKCSDSTFNGDRRVPLSLFMRKDSSASRKIFVTKPTYNSDSVLSTATAASDKALVPGSGSDGSSTLAGQSETSGAVSEDPQVLHDVDSQTIEADEKTEEETDQDLQSLPVDNTDGDQGALEISIPSKNNKAETTMRSIPPPGSGQRIYDIDPYLLSHRGHLDYRYEQYRRMREAIDQNEGGLEAFSRGYEKFGFTRSATGITYREWAPGAMSAALIGDFNNWNPNADIMSRNEFGVWEIFLPNNADGSPAIPHGSRVKIRMDTPSGIKDSIPAWIKFSVQAPGEIPYNGIYYDPPEEEKYVFQHPQPKKPISLRIYESHVGMSSTEPIINTYANFRDDVLPRIKKLGYNAVQIMAIQEHSYYASFGYHVTNFFAPSSRCGTPEELKSLIDRAHELGLLVLMDIVHSHASKNVLDGLNMFDGTDGHYFHSGSRGYHWMWDSRLFNYGSWEVLRFLLSNARWWLEEYKFDGFRFDGVTSMMYTHHGLEVGFTGNYSEYFGFATDVDAVVYLMLVNDMIHGLYPEAVTIGEDVSGMPTFCIPIQDGGMGFDYRLHMAIADKWIELLKKSDEDWEMGDIVHMLVNRRWLEKCVAYAESHDQALVGDKTVAFWLMDKDMYDSMALDRPSTPAIDRGIALHKMIRLITMGLGGEGYLNFMGNEFGHPEWIDFPRGDQHLPGGAVIPGNNFSYDKCRRRFDLGDADYLRYRGMQEFDRAMQHLEESFGFMTSGHQYVSRKDDSDKIIVFERGDLVFVFNFHWSNSYYDYRVGCLKPGKYKIVLDSDEALFGGFNRLDHSAEYFSFEGNYDNRPRSFLVYAPSRTAVVYALAPDDSELVQGEETKTEPEPETETSME encoded by the exons TGCCGCTGTGCAAGTGCTCCGACTCCACCTTCAATGGCGACAGGAGGGTGCCGCTGTCTCTCTTCATGAGGAAGGACTCCTCTGCTAGTA GGAAGATTTTTGTAACCAAGCCTACTTATAATTCTGATTCGGTGTTGTCGACTGCAACTGCTGCTTCTGACAAGGCCTTAGTTCCTGGGAGTGGAAGCGATGGATCTTCGACTTTGGCCGGGCAGTCTGAAACTTCCGGTGCAGTCTCCGAGGATCCTCAG GTGCTTCATGATGTAGATAGTCAAACAATAGAAGCTGATGAGAAGACAGAGGAAGAAACAGATCAAGATCTTCAATCATTGCCAGTAGATAATACTGATGGTGATCAAGGAGCACTGGAGATATCAATTCCTTCAAAAAATAACAAGGCTGAAACCACCATGAGGTCCATTCCTCCACCTGGCAGTGGACAGAGAATCTATGATATAGATCCATATTTGTTGAGTCACAGAGGACATCTTGATTACCG atatgaACAGTACAGAAGGATGAGGGAGGCTATTGACCAGAATGAAGGTGGTTTAGAGGCATTCTCTCGTGGCTATGAAAAGTTTGGTTTCACACGCAG TGCCACAGGTATCACGTACAGGGAATGGGCACCAGGAGCCATG TCAGCTGCGTTGATTGGAGACTTCAACAATTGGAATCCTAATGCAGATATTATGAGCCGG AATGAGTTTGGTGTCTGGGAAATTTTTTTGCCCAATAATGCGGACGGTTCCCCAGCCATTCCCCATGGTTCTCGCGTGAAG ATTCGAATGGATACTCCTTCTGGCATCAAAGATTCGATTCCTGCTTGGATCAAGTTTTCAGTACAGGCTCCAGGTGAAATACCGTACAATGGCATATACTATGATCCACCAGAAGAG GAAAAGTACGTATTTCAACATCCTCAGCCAAAAAAGCCAATATCACTTAGAATTTATGAGAGCCATGTTGGTATGAGTAGTACG GAACCGATTATAAATACATATGCAAACTTTCGAGATGATGTCCTTCCTCGCATTAAGAAGCTTGGATACAATGCTGTCCAGATCATGGCTATACAAGAGCATTCTTATTATGCTAGCTTTGG GTACCATGTCACCAACTTTTTTGCTCCTAGCAGTCGTTGTGGAACCCCTGAAGAACTTAAATCATTGATTGATAGAGCTCATGAGCTCGGGTTGCTTGTTCTCATGGATATTGTTCATAG TCATGCGTCAAAGAATGTGTTGGATGGACTAAACATGTTTGATGGCACTGATGGCCATTACTTCCATTCTGGGTCACGTGGTTATCATTGGATGTGGGATTCTCGACTTTTTAATTACGGAAGCTGGGAA GTACTGAGGTTTCTACTATCAAATGCAAGATGGTGGCTCGAAGAATACAAGTTTGACGGGTTCAGATTTGATGGTGTGACCTCAATGATGTACACTCATCATGGCTTGGAG GTAGGGTTTACTGGAAACTACAGTGAGTACTTTGGATTTGCTACAGATGTAGATGCTGTTGTGTATTTGATGCTGGTGAATGATATGATTCATGGGCTTTATCCCGAGGCTGTCACAATTGGTGAAGAT GTCAGTGGAATGCCTACCTTTTGCATTCCTATCCAAGACGGTGGAATGGGATTTGATTACCGACTGCACATGGCCATTGCTGATAAATGGATTGAGCTTCTCAA GAAAAGCGATGAAGACTGGGAAATGGGTGATATTGTTCACATGCTTGTTAACAGAAGGTGGTTAGAGAAGTGCGTTGCATATGCTGAAAGTCATGATCAAGCTCTTGTTGGTGATAAAACAGTTGCATTTTGGTTGATGGACAAG GACATGTATGACTCCATGGCTTTGGACAGACCATCAACTCCTGCAATTGATCGTGGAATAGCATTGCATAAAATGATAAGGCTTATTACCATGGGATTGGGTGGAGAAGGATATCTGAATTTCATGGGGAATGAATTTGGACATCCTG AGTGGATTGATTTTCCAAGGGGCGATCAGCATCTTCCTGGTGGTGCAGTAATTCCTGGAAACAACTTTAGTTATGATAAATGTCGGCGTAGATTTGATTTG GGAGATGCAGATTATTTAAGATACCGTGGTATGCAAGAATTTGACCGGGCCATGCAGCATCTTGAAGAATCATTTGGC TTCATGACATCTGGACACCAATATGTTTCTCGAAAAGACGACAGTGATAAAATCATTGTGTTCGAGAGGGGGGATCTGGTTTTCGTTTTCAATTTCCATTGGAGTAACAGCTATTACGACTACCGAGTGGGTTGCCTAAAGCCTGGAAAATACAAG ATTGTCTTGGACTCGGACGAAGCATTGTTCGGGGGGTTCAATCGCCTCGATCATTCTGCCGAATACTTCTCATTT GAGGGAAACTATGATAACAGACCTCGTTCCTTCCTCGTATATGCTCCTTCCAGGACGGCTGTGGTTTATGCGCTTGCACCAGATGATTCTGAGCTTGTGCAGGGTGAAGAAACCAAAACTGAACCTGAACCTGAAACTGAAACTTCAATGGAGTAG
- the LOC120090453 gene encoding growth-regulating factor 3 isoform X1, with translation MDFDLKQCRKQRESEEQQHSAKISKFFVEQPHHHHPSSSVLPLFVPADSSKTSNILSAFPDSTSSTLPRMLGYFSVAQRQELELQALIFRYMLAGAAVPPELLHPIKKSLLSSSSTTPFFLHHPLQHFTHYPTSLLQAGYWGRAAMDPEPGRCRRTDGKKWRCSRDVVAGQKYCERHMHRGRNRSRKPVETTTTNPTTTACSGGGGGGGGCSLSSNAGRVNGGRPFLTVESGNYFSLCGQTPSVDLLHLNQGSCSNSLLENKNFYESHKEPSAGDAKSEGHILRHFFDDWPRSENGGCGNDNDNVNQRMNSTSASATSLSISMPGNPPSSSSDVSLKLSTGGSFDQGNDHHIHQNGNVDREHVQLNWATGWAATQMASMGGPLAEALRSANNNSLPTSVLHQLQRTTNSEASFIST, from the exons ATGGACTTTGATCTGAAGCAATGTAGAAAACAGAGGGAGTCAGAGGAACAACAACATTCTGCTAAGATTTCTAAGTTTTTTGTTGAACAGCCCCATCATcatcatccttcttcttctgttcTTCCTTTGTTTGTACCTGCTGATTCCTCCAAAACTTCCAACATCTTGTCAGCATTTCCTGATTCAACTTCTTCTACGTTACCCA GGATGTTGGGTTATTTCAGTGTGGCTCAAAGGCAAGAACTCGAGCTTCAAGCTCTCATTTTCCGGTATATGTTGGCCGGTGCCGCCGTCCCGCCGGAGCTTCTCCACCCTATTAAGAAAAGCcttctctcttcctcttctacCACTCCTTTCTTTCTTCATCATCCTCTTCAACATTTCACTCACTACCCTACTTCTC TGTTACAAGCAGGGTATTGGGGCAGAGCCGCCATGGATCCGGAGCCTGGCCGGTGCCGGAGAACCGACGGCAAAAAATGGCGTTGCTCAAGAGATGTGGTCGCCGGCCAGAAATACTGTGAGCGCCACATGCACCGTGGCCGTAACCGTTCAAGAAAGCCTGTGGAAACTACCACAACTAACCCCACCACTACCGCTTGCAGCGGCGGCGGCGGTGGGGGTGGCGGTTGTTCTCTTAGTTCCAACGCCGGCCGTGTTAATGGTGGTCGGCCTTTTTTGACTGTGGAAAGTGGAAATTATTTCTCTTTGTGTGGACAAACCCCATCCGTTGATCTCCTCCATCTCAATCAAGG TTCCTGCTCTAATTCCTTATTAGAGAACAAAAATTTCTATGAATCCCACAAAGAGCCTTCCGCCGGAGATGCTAAATCTGAGGGCCACATTTTGAGGCATTTTTTCGATGATTGGCCGCGGTCCGAAAACGGTGGCTGTGGGAATGACAACGACAATGTCAACCAACGAATGAACTCCACATCCGCTTCTGCAACATCCCTTTCGATTTCGATGCCCGGGAACCCTCCATCATCGTCTTCTGATGTGTCGTTGAAATTATCAACAGGAGGAAGTTTTGATCAAGGCAATGATCACCACATTCACCAAAATGGCAACGTTGACCGAGAGCATGTGCAGTTGAATTGGGCTACTGGATGGGCCGCAACGCAGATGGCGTCAATGGGTGGACCGCTGGCGGAGGCGCTGCGGTCAGCAAATAACAACTCGTTGCCGACCAGTGTGCTGCATCAGTTGCAAAGAACAACCAACTCGGAAGCTAGCTTTATTAGCACTTGA
- the LOC120090453 gene encoding growth-regulating factor 3 isoform X2 — MDFDLKQCRKQRESEEQQHSAKISKFFVEQPHHHHPSSSVLPLFVPADSSKTSNILSAFPDSTSSTLPRMLGYFSVAQRQELELQALIFRYMLAGAAVPPELLHPIKKSLLSSSSTTPFFLHHPLQHFTHYPTSRYWGRAAMDPEPGRCRRTDGKKWRCSRDVVAGQKYCERHMHRGRNRSRKPVETTTTNPTTTACSGGGGGGGGCSLSSNAGRVNGGRPFLTVESGNYFSLCGQTPSVDLLHLNQGSCSNSLLENKNFYESHKEPSAGDAKSEGHILRHFFDDWPRSENGGCGNDNDNVNQRMNSTSASATSLSISMPGNPPSSSSDVSLKLSTGGSFDQGNDHHIHQNGNVDREHVQLNWATGWAATQMASMGGPLAEALRSANNNSLPTSVLHQLQRTTNSEASFIST; from the exons ATGGACTTTGATCTGAAGCAATGTAGAAAACAGAGGGAGTCAGAGGAACAACAACATTCTGCTAAGATTTCTAAGTTTTTTGTTGAACAGCCCCATCATcatcatccttcttcttctgttcTTCCTTTGTTTGTACCTGCTGATTCCTCCAAAACTTCCAACATCTTGTCAGCATTTCCTGATTCAACTTCTTCTACGTTACCCA GGATGTTGGGTTATTTCAGTGTGGCTCAAAGGCAAGAACTCGAGCTTCAAGCTCTCATTTTCCGGTATATGTTGGCCGGTGCCGCCGTCCCGCCGGAGCTTCTCCACCCTATTAAGAAAAGCcttctctcttcctcttctacCACTCCTTTCTTTCTTCATCATCCTCTTCAACATTTCACTCACTACCCTACTTCTC GGTATTGGGGCAGAGCCGCCATGGATCCGGAGCCTGGCCGGTGCCGGAGAACCGACGGCAAAAAATGGCGTTGCTCAAGAGATGTGGTCGCCGGCCAGAAATACTGTGAGCGCCACATGCACCGTGGCCGTAACCGTTCAAGAAAGCCTGTGGAAACTACCACAACTAACCCCACCACTACCGCTTGCAGCGGCGGCGGCGGTGGGGGTGGCGGTTGTTCTCTTAGTTCCAACGCCGGCCGTGTTAATGGTGGTCGGCCTTTTTTGACTGTGGAAAGTGGAAATTATTTCTCTTTGTGTGGACAAACCCCATCCGTTGATCTCCTCCATCTCAATCAAGG TTCCTGCTCTAATTCCTTATTAGAGAACAAAAATTTCTATGAATCCCACAAAGAGCCTTCCGCCGGAGATGCTAAATCTGAGGGCCACATTTTGAGGCATTTTTTCGATGATTGGCCGCGGTCCGAAAACGGTGGCTGTGGGAATGACAACGACAATGTCAACCAACGAATGAACTCCACATCCGCTTCTGCAACATCCCTTTCGATTTCGATGCCCGGGAACCCTCCATCATCGTCTTCTGATGTGTCGTTGAAATTATCAACAGGAGGAAGTTTTGATCAAGGCAATGATCACCACATTCACCAAAATGGCAACGTTGACCGAGAGCATGTGCAGTTGAATTGGGCTACTGGATGGGCCGCAACGCAGATGGCGTCAATGGGTGGACCGCTGGCGGAGGCGCTGCGGTCAGCAAATAACAACTCGTTGCCGACCAGTGTGCTGCATCAGTTGCAAAGAACAACCAACTCGGAAGCTAGCTTTATTAGCACTTGA